The genome window TTCCTTTAAAACCTTTGCAAAATAAGGGGTATCTCCTGTTAAAACACCTACATTTATTTTAAGTTTCTTGAGAACCTGGATAACTTTTGGAGCTTCCTTTCTAATTTTCTGGGCAAATGTTATCACCCCTACAACTTTTTCATCTGTAGCTATAAAAACAACTATTTCCCCATTTTTCTCTGCCTCTTTTTCCACCTGAGCAAGTTCTTCAGGAATATTTAAACCAAGCTTTTCCATATAGGCTTTGCTTCCTATGTAGAGATGAACTCCATCAACTACTCCTTCCACACCAAATCCAAAATGAACCCTGAAATCCTCAACTTTACAATCAGAAACAAGTCCTTTTTGAGCGCAGTATGAAACAAAACTTTTCGCAAGAGGATGTTCAGAATTTCTTTCAATACAGCAGGCCAGCTTTACAATATTTTCATCTAAAGCCTTTACATAAGAAACAACCATGCTCCTTTCTGTAATTGTCCCTGTTTTATCAAAAAATACTGTTTTTACTGTGGAAAGTTTTTCAAGTATATCTGCACCTTTTATAATAATTCCTTCCCTCATGGCTTCGCTCAGACCTATCCATAAGGCAAGGGGTGCACCGATACTAAATGCACATGGACAGGAAATCAGCAGAACAGACATAAACACAATTAATGCCTTTTCAAATCCTTCATGCAGATACCAGTAAATCCCTGCAGCAGTTGCAATTGTTACGATAACAGGCAAAAAGTAATAAGCAATAGTATCTGCAATTCTGTTGATAGGGGCTTTTGTTGCCCTGATTTCTTTCATTATTTGGATAAATCTGTTTAATGTCCAGTCTTCTGCTGGTTTATTTACTTTAATCTTGAATGAACCATCTATATTTGTCGTTCCTGTATAAAGCTCATCTCCTACCTTTTTGAAGACCGGCTTGGTTTCACCGGTTAAAAGGGCTTCATCAACATGCCCTTGACCTTCTATCACAATACCATCAGCAGGAATTTTCTCCCCGGGAACAATTTTTACAATATCCCCGACCTTTATTTCATCTCTGTTGATTTCTATTTCCTGCCCATCTCTAATCACAACTGCCTTTTCTGGTGAAAGTTTTAAAAGTTCTTTCATAAAGTTTGATGCCTTTGCTCTTGAGGATGTTTCAATATATCTTCCAAAAGTCATAAGAACCAATATCATAGTAGCTGTTTCAAAATAGATAGTATGTTTGTTAGTAAAAACAGAATAAACCGAAAGAAAATAAGCAGAAAAAGAACCCAGAACAATTAATGTGTCTGTATTTAGATTAATTCTCCCTCCGGAAAAGGCATTCCGTAGAATAGGAATTCCAAGAAGGAGCATAACAGGAGTTGCCAGTATAAGAATTACATATTTTATAAATCCAACAAATGCCTGAGCCTCAGGATCATCAGGGGTTAGGTGGGCTCCATACATATATGTAGAAAGCATAAAAACAAGCATTGCAAAGAAATAACCAAATCCAAACTTTCCAAGAAATGCAACAGCTGTGCTTTCTTCCCCTCTCATTCCGGTTGTTTTATAAATTAGATAGCACCCAAAACAGCAAAAATCCCTATACTCTCCATCAACTTTATAAGTAACAGGTTTCCCTGTTATAGGTATGCCACATTGATAACACTCTTTTGCTTCATGAATTGGTGTTGTACATTCACATTCAAATGTGATTTTTGGTGATTTATCTTCTTTTGCCATCTGTCCTCTCTAAAGTACAAATTTGGGGTCTAACTTATGCAAATATCAGTTAGAAATCAATTATATCAAAGTTATATATGGTTAAATATTTATTTATGAAAAAGCAGATAATAAAAATAGCAATACCTGCAGCAATTCATAATTTAATAGACACCCTTCAGCTCCTTGTTGATATATTTATGGTCGGAAAACTTTCCCCTGCAGCCGTTGCTGCTGTAGGTTTGTCAGGCCAGCTTATAGTTTTAATCTACTCTTTTATATCCGTTTTTTATGTAGGTATAAATGCAATTGCTTCCAGATACTACGGAGCAAAAGATTTAAAAAACTTCAAAAGGGTATCTTTTAATGCCGGAGTATTTGCTTTAGTAAGCTCCTTGCCAATAACATTTTTGACACTAATCTGGAACACACAATTTTTTCAAATTATGGGAACTTCCCAAAAGGTTCAGATTTTAGGAAAGGAGTATCTGGATATTTTATCTTTCTCTATTCCTGCACTTTTTATAGGTGCTGTTTTATATAGCACTCTGGCAGCTTCAGGGGATACAAAAACGCCGCTGAAAATAGCTATTTTCTCAAATATTATTAATGTGGTTTTGAATTACTGCCTGATTTTTGGAAATTGTGGATTTCCAGCATTAGAGGTTAAAGGTGCTGCTCTTGCGTCTACGATAAGTTATATATTAGAAGTTTTGATTTATTTAATAGTTGTTTTAAAAAGAAACCAGATAAAAATAGAATTTTCAAAAGAGATTAATAAAAAGGTTTTAAAAATAGGAATTCCTGCAGGTATAGAAAAATTTATTTCTTTTGGTTCATTTTTGGTTTTTGTAAAAATTATTGCAGCTTATGGAACAGCCGTTTTGGCAGGATATCAGATAGGGCTCAGGATTGAGAGTATTGCATTCATGCCAGGAATTGGATTTTCCACAGCTGCAATGGTTCTGGTAGGTCAGTATATTGGAGCCAAAAAAGTTCATTTAGCAGAAAAAAGTGCAACAGAAACCCTTAAAATAGCAGCAATATTTATGGGGCTTGTTGGGATTTTTATGGTAATTTTTGCTGAAGATTTAATGAAAATCTTTACTTCTGATAAAGATACTATCCAGTATGGAGCAATATATCTAAAAATAGTAGGTATTTCACAGGTTCCTTTAGCAGTAGATTTTGTGTTAAACGGAGCATTAAAAGGAGCTGGAGCTACCAAATTACTAATGATTTTTAATAATCTGTCTTTCTGGCTATTTAGAATAATACCTTCTTTTATTGTATATAAAATTGGTTTTGGAATAGAAATTATTTACTTAATAATGATTGGAGAAACTTTTATAAAAGGATTTTTATTGTGGATTATCTTCAAGAAAGGAAGTTGGAAGGAAATAAAAATTTAAGACCCGGCACCGACCAACTTTCCCGACCGCTCTCGCGGCCAGTATCATAGGCGCTGGGGAGCTTAACTGCCGGGTTCGGAATGGGACCGGGTGTTGCCTCCCCGCTATGGGCACCGGGCAACTGGCGATAGAATAAGGGTAGGATTTCAGGCTTGTTAAGAAGTAAGAGGCCAAGCCTCACGGGCGATTAGTACCGCTTGGCTCCACCCATCGCTGAGCTTCCACCTGCGGCCTATCAACCTGGTAGTCTCCCAGGGCCCTTCAGGCACCGAAAGGTGCGGGAGTCCTTATCTTGAGGTGGGCTTCACGCTTAGATGCTTTCAGCGCTTATCCCGTAGCAGGGTGGCTACCCAGCACTGCCCTTGGGGGACAACTGGTACACCAGAGCCTGCCCCACTCCGGTCCTCTCGTACTAGGAGTGGCCCCTCTCAAGACTCCTGCGCCCGCGGCGGATAGGGACCGAACTGTCTCACGACGTTCTGAACCCAGCTCGCGTGCCGCTTTAATGGGCGAACAGCCCAACCCTTGGGACCGGCTACAGCCCCAGGATGCGGCGAGCCGACATCGAGGTGCCAAACGGAGCCGTCGATGTGGGCTCTCGGGCTCCATTAGCCTGTTATCCCCGGAGTAGCTTTTATCCGCTGATCACACGCCCTTCCACACGGAACGTGTGGGTCACTAAGCCCCGCTTTCGCGTCTGCTCGACCTGTCGGTCTCGCAGTCAGGCACCCTTATGCCTTTGCACTCTAACGGTGGATTTCCGACCCACCTGAGGGTACCTTTGGGCGCCTCCGTTACCCTTTAGGAGGCGACCGCCCCAGTCAAACTGCCCGCCTGACACTGTCCCGGCCGTGGATAACACGGCTCGGTTAGATTACCCACGTGTCAAGGGTGGTATCTCACCGGCGGCTCCACCCCGCCCGAAAGCGGGGCTTCCCAGCCTCCCACCTATCCTGCGCATGACACGCAGGCAATCAATGCCAGGTTGCAGTAAAGCTTCACGGGGTCTTTCCGTCCTGCCGCGGGTAGTCGGCATCTTGACCGACACTACAATTTCGCCGGGACTCCCCTCGAGACAGCGCGGCGGTCGTTGGACCATTCATGCAGGTCGGAACTTACCCGACAAGGAATTTCGCTACCATAGGACCGTTATAGTTACGGCCGCCGTTTACCCGGGCTTCGGTTCGCGGCTTGCACCGCTCCCCTTAACCTACGGGCACTGGGCAGGTTTCACACCGCATACGTCCTCTTACGAGTTTGCGCAGTGCTGTGTTTTTGGTAAACAGTCGCCGCCGCCTGGTTTCTGCGACCCGCTTCCGCCCCAAAAGGGACGGCATGCGGGCACCCCTTATCCCGAAGTTACGGGGTCAATTTGCCGAGTTCCTTGAGGAGAGTTACCCCGAGCGCCTTAGGCTACTAACCCAGCCCATCTGTGTCGATTTGCGGTACGGTCAGCCATGCTTCAAAGGCTGCGACGTTGTTTCTTGGCAGCCGGGAGTCACCCCCGTTGGGGAGGACTAAGCCTCCCCTCCCCATCACGCCTCAGGCTTAATGAGGGACGGATTTGCCTATCCCTCACCCT of Persephonella sp. IF05-L8 contains these proteins:
- a CDS encoding cation-translocating P-type ATPase; translation: MAKEDKSPKITFECECTTPIHEAKECYQCGIPITGKPVTYKVDGEYRDFCCFGCYLIYKTTGMRGEESTAVAFLGKFGFGYFFAMLVFMLSTYMYGAHLTPDDPEAQAFVGFIKYVILILATPVMLLLGIPILRNAFSGGRINLNTDTLIVLGSFSAYFLSVYSVFTNKHTIYFETATMILVLMTFGRYIETSSRAKASNFMKELLKLSPEKAVVIRDGQEIEINRDEIKVGDIVKIVPGEKIPADGIVIEGQGHVDEALLTGETKPVFKKVGDELYTGTTNIDGSFKIKVNKPAEDWTLNRFIQIMKEIRATKAPINRIADTIAYYFLPVIVTIATAAGIYWYLHEGFEKALIVFMSVLLISCPCAFSIGAPLALWIGLSEAMREGIIIKGADILEKLSTVKTVFFDKTGTITERSMVVSYVKALDENIVKLACCIERNSEHPLAKSFVSYCAQKGLVSDCKVEDFRVHFGFGVEGVVDGVHLYIGSKAYMEKLGLNIPEELAQVEKEAEKNGEIVVFIATDEKVVGVITFAQKIRKEAPKVIQVLKKLKINVGVLTGDTPYFAKVLKEKLGIENIKAGLMPEDKLKAIQEEKSKGRTVAMVGDGINDAPALTQADIGIAMGCGTDLTRESANISLLSDDLRKVPLSILLAKKVRKVIYTNMFWAFIYNIIGIGLAVSGKLSPIFAALAMVLSSAFVIANSIRVKNW
- a CDS encoding MATE family efflux transporter, with product MKKQIIKIAIPAAIHNLIDTLQLLVDIFMVGKLSPAAVAAVGLSGQLIVLIYSFISVFYVGINAIASRYYGAKDLKNFKRVSFNAGVFALVSSLPITFLTLIWNTQFFQIMGTSQKVQILGKEYLDILSFSIPALFIGAVLYSTLAASGDTKTPLKIAIFSNIINVVLNYCLIFGNCGFPALEVKGAALASTISYILEVLIYLIVVLKRNQIKIEFSKEINKKVLKIGIPAGIEKFISFGSFLVFVKIIAAYGTAVLAGYQIGLRIESIAFMPGIGFSTAAMVLVGQYIGAKKVHLAEKSATETLKIAAIFMGLVGIFMVIFAEDLMKIFTSDKDTIQYGAIYLKIVGISQVPLAVDFVLNGALKGAGATKLLMIFNNLSFWLFRIIPSFIVYKIGFGIEIIYLIMIGETFIKGFLLWIIFKKGSWKEIKI